A single window of Synechococcus sp. C9 DNA harbors:
- the cas5d gene encoding type I-D CRISPR-associated protein Cas5/Csc1: MLFYQCTLTLHDNIFFATREMGILYETEKYLHNWALSFALFEATFIPKPYRLQGAVAQRPGYLETANEQNLLVLNEHGIYVFPALPLKWSYQVNTFKAAQVPYYGQSKQFGERGANRNYPINYGRAKELAVGSLYQTYIIAREPISIPRWIRLGKWASKIQVDAQRLPANAIQQKSGEYSCTHPLNPIDLPGSTRLLLYNRIVMPPVSLVSQSRLVGNYWQISKPDHWSNSHDLSHEVCLPSGVSYGANIAVTPT, encoded by the coding sequence ATGCTGTTTTATCAGTGTACTTTGACCCTCCATGACAACATTTTTTTTGCCACCCGTGAGATGGGAATCCTCTATGAAACAGAGAAGTACCTGCATAATTGGGCACTCAGTTTTGCTTTGTTTGAAGCCACCTTCATTCCTAAACCTTACCGTTTGCAGGGAGCAGTCGCTCAACGTCCTGGTTATTTAGAAACCGCCAATGAGCAAAATTTGTTGGTACTCAATGAGCATGGTATCTATGTTTTTCCAGCCCTACCGCTGAAGTGGTCTTACCAGGTTAATACCTTCAAAGCGGCTCAAGTGCCCTACTACGGTCAATCCAAACAGTTTGGAGAGAGAGGGGCAAATCGCAACTACCCGATAAACTATGGACGGGCTAAGGAATTGGCGGTTGGCAGTCTCTACCAAACTTACATTATTGCTCGTGAACCTATCTCAATTCCCCGCTGGATACGCTTGGGTAAATGGGCGTCCAAAATTCAAGTGGATGCACAACGATTGCCTGCAAATGCCATTCAGCAAAAGTCAGGTGAGTATTCCTGTACCCATCCCTTGAATCCCATTGATTTGCCTGGTTCTACCCGTTTGTTGCTCTATAACCGGATTGTGATGCCACCGGTCAGTCTGGTCAGTCAGTCACGGCTCGTCGGGAATTACTGGCAAATTTCTAAACCCGATCATTGGTCTAATTCTCATGACCTGTCCCATGAGGTTTGTTTACCAAGTGGAGTTAGCTATGGAGCCAACATTGCCGTTACCCCGACTTAA
- the cas2 gene encoding CRISPR-associated endonuclease Cas2, which produces MTTLFYLIIYDLPDSKPANKRRNRLHKLLSGYGKWTQYSVFECFLTAVQFSKLQTQIEKLIKSDEDSIRIYVLDAGAVKRTITYGSEKPRQEGAIIL; this is translated from the coding sequence GTGACTACACTGTTCTATTTGATTATTTATGATTTACCGGATAGTAAGCCAGCAAATAAACGGCGTAATCGTTTGCATAAATTACTATCGGGTTATGGAAAATGGACACAGTATAGTGTGTTTGAGTGCTTTTTGACTGCTGTACAGTTTAGTAAACTACAAACTCAAATTGAAAAATTGATTAAATCTGACGAGGATTCAATCAGAATTTATGTTTTGGATGCAGGGGCAGTGAAACGAACTATTACTTACGGGTCGGAAAAGCCGCGACAAGAGGGGGCAATTATCTTATGA
- the cas7d gene encoding type I-D CRISPR-associated protein Cas7/Csc2 has translation MSILTSLKPNFQIAFPRLASGNYVHFLVVRHSQSFPIFQTDGVLNTARTQAGLDASNEKSKQSISRLVMFKRKQVTPERLTGRELLRSLNLTSATAGMDNFCEYNGENSCKKCPDCILYGFAIGDSGSERSKVYSDSAFSLSPYELSHRSFTFNAPFEGGTMSEKGEMRSSINEQDHILPEVSFPTVETLRDSTWEGFIYILGNLLRTRRYGAQESRTGTMTNHIVGIALCDGEIFSNLHFTQALYDSLDGDTARPISNLSAEATMVAEKLLNQEPVRKRQVIFGQQLDELLAEVNSLYQDEERLRHTLTTLYEQTKTYSETYGATAKQETRRKTSRREE, from the coding sequence ATGAGCATCCTTACATCCTTAAAGCCGAACTTTCAAATTGCTTTTCCCCGGCTGGCTTCTGGGAACTATGTACACTTTTTGGTGGTGCGCCACAGCCAATCATTTCCCATCTTTCAGACTGATGGAGTTCTCAACACTGCCCGCACTCAGGCAGGTTTAGATGCCAGCAATGAAAAGTCTAAGCAATCTATTAGCCGTCTGGTCATGTTCAAACGCAAACAGGTCACCCCAGAGCGATTAACTGGGCGGGAACTATTGCGCTCGCTTAATCTCACCAGTGCAACGGCAGGAATGGATAATTTCTGTGAATATAACGGTGAAAACTCCTGTAAAAAGTGCCCCGATTGTATCCTCTATGGTTTTGCCATTGGGGACAGTGGCTCTGAACGTTCCAAAGTCTATTCTGATTCAGCATTTTCTCTCAGTCCTTACGAACTTTCCCATCGTAGTTTTACCTTCAATGCTCCTTTTGAAGGCGGCACGATGAGTGAAAAGGGGGAAATGCGATCTTCTATTAATGAACAGGATCACATCTTGCCAGAAGTATCATTTCCTACTGTGGAAACCTTGCGAGATTCTACTTGGGAAGGCTTTATCTATATTCTGGGTAATTTGCTTCGGACTCGTCGCTATGGTGCCCAAGAATCTCGTACTGGCACCATGACCAATCATATTGTGGGGATTGCCCTCTGTGATGGCGAAATCTTTAGTAATTTGCACTTTACTCAAGCACTCTACGATTCTTTAGATGGGGATACAGCTCGACCAATCAGTAACTTATCAGCGGAGGCGACTATGGTAGCAGAAAAATTGTTGAATCAAGAACCAGTGCGGAAACGCCAAGTTATTTTCGGTCAACAGTTGGATGAATTGTTGGCGGAAGTAAACAGTCTTTATCAGGATGAAGAGCGTTTGCGTCATACATTGACCACTCTGTACGAGCAAACCAAAACCTATTCAGAAACGTATGGAGCAACAGCTAAACAAGAAACAAGGAGAAAAACAAGCCGAAGGGAAGAATAA
- a CDS encoding glycosyltransferase family 2 protein, with amino-acid sequence MRQVSVVVPIYNEVENIPHLVPAVAGVLAEAGLDYELICVDDGSQDGSTERLRHLAQERYDLKVVILRRNYGQTAAMAAGFDQATGAVVVTLDGDLQNDPQDIPRLLAKLDEGFDLVSGWRQARQDHGLTRLLPSRVANWLIGQVTGVKLHDYGCTLKAYRRELLKDMNLYGELHRFLPALAYIEGARIAELPVRHHPRRFGSSKYGLGRTFRVMMDLLTIAFMKRFLTRPMHVFGLLGLSFLGLGLGLGIYLLFLKIGLGQSIGQRPLLFLAGLAVIAGLQLFCFGLLAELLMRTYHESQGRPIYRVREVVGGEPPVLIDGNSLRS; translated from the coding sequence ATGCGACAGGTTTCCGTCGTGGTGCCGATTTATAACGAGGTGGAGAATATTCCCCATCTGGTGCCTGCAGTGGCGGGGGTATTAGCCGAGGCGGGTTTGGATTATGAATTGATTTGTGTGGATGATGGCTCCCAGGATGGTTCCACCGAGCGACTGCGGCATTTGGCTCAGGAACGCTATGACCTGAAGGTGGTGATTTTACGGCGCAACTACGGGCAAACGGCGGCAATGGCGGCGGGCTTCGACCAGGCGACGGGAGCGGTGGTGGTGACGTTGGATGGGGATTTGCAAAACGACCCGCAGGATATTCCCCGCCTGCTGGCGAAGTTGGACGAGGGCTTTGACCTGGTGAGTGGTTGGCGGCAAGCCCGGCAGGATCATGGGCTGACCCGTCTGCTTCCCTCCCGGGTGGCGAATTGGTTGATTGGTCAGGTGACAGGGGTGAAACTGCATGACTACGGCTGTACCCTCAAAGCCTACCGGCGGGAATTGCTGAAGGATATGAATCTCTATGGGGAATTGCATCGCTTTCTCCCCGCTTTGGCGTACATCGAAGGGGCGAGGATTGCGGAATTGCCGGTGCGCCACCACCCCCGCCGGTTTGGGTCAAGTAAGTACGGTCTGGGACGAACCTTCCGGGTGATGATGGACTTGCTGACCATTGCTTTTATGAAAAGGTTTCTCACCCGCCCGATGCACGTTTTTGGACTGTTGGGTTTGAGCTTCTTGGGGTTGGGGCTGGGCTTGGGAATATATCTGCTGTTCCTCAAAATCGGTTTGGGTCAAAGTATCGGGCAACGCCCCCTGTTGTTCTTGGCGGGGTTGGCGGTCATTGCCGGACTGCAACTGTTTTGTTTTGGTCTGCTGGCGGAACTGCTGATGCGTACCTACCACGAATCCCAGGGGCGACCCATTTACCGGGTACGGGAGGTGGTGGGAGGGGAACCGCCCGTGCTAATCGATGGCAATTCGTTGCGGTCCTGA
- the pyrR gene encoding bifunctional pyr operon transcriptional regulator/uracil phosphoribosyltransferase PyrR: MEIELFSAEELRRTLNRLTAQVVEATPQLADLCLLGIHTRGVPLAERLAHNLQQWEMVRVPVGALDITFYRDDLDRIGARTPAATQVPFDITGRVVVLVDDVIYSGRTVRAALEAIKDHGRPRVVRLAVLVDRGHRELPIHPDFTGKVVPTSREEAVRVCLTETDQQDRIILLKKPAEGVP, from the coding sequence GTGGAGATTGAATTATTTTCGGCGGAAGAGTTGCGGCGTACCCTGAATCGGCTGACTGCCCAAGTGGTGGAAGCCACCCCCCAGTTGGCAGATTTATGTTTGCTGGGCATCCACACCCGGGGCGTACCCCTGGCTGAACGGCTGGCGCACAATCTTCAGCAGTGGGAAATGGTACGGGTGCCGGTGGGAGCCTTGGATATTACCTTTTACCGGGATGATTTAGACCGGATTGGTGCCCGCACCCCTGCTGCTACCCAGGTTCCGTTTGACATTACCGGGCGGGTGGTGGTGCTGGTGGATGACGTGATTTACAGCGGTCGGACGGTACGGGCGGCGTTGGAGGCGATTAAGGATCACGGGCGACCCCGGGTGGTACGGTTGGCGGTGCTGGTGGACCGGGGGCATCGGGAATTGCCCATTCATCCTGATTTCACCGGCAAGGTGGTGCCCACATCCCGGGAGGAGGCGGTGCGGGTGTGTTTGACGGAGACGGACCAACAGGATCGGATTATCCTATTAAAGAAACCAGCAGAAGGTGTACCCTGA
- the cas1 gene encoding CRISPR-associated endonuclease Cas1 yields the protein MEEFRPLVADNLVLAVINNRGIKRQDFSESLGAYRLSENARKSFLQAFERKMSDEFKHPVFEYRCTYRRAIELQARLMARHLQENIAYQPLILR from the coding sequence ATGGAGGAGTTCCGCCCATTGGTAGCGGATAATTTGGTGTTGGCAGTAATCAATAACCGAGGGATAAAACGCCAAGACTTTAGTGAAAGTTTAGGAGCTTATCGCCTTTCAGAAAATGCTCGAAAGTCTTTTTTACAAGCGTTTGAACGCAAAATGAGCGATGAATTTAAGCATCCAGTATTTGAGTATCGCTGTACCTATCGGCGAGCAATTGAACTTCAAGCTAGACTTATGGCACGACATTTACAAGAAAATATTGCGTATCAACCTCTTATTTTACGTTAA
- a CDS encoding DUF3011 domain-containing protein: MKTWLSLALMAGFTGAQMLFVSTETVAQSDRTITCESQNNRYTTCATDTSGGVTLQRQLSDARCVENRTWGVNDQGIWVDRGCRAVFRIATGPTTLTCRSLNFKYQFCQIDTRGGVRLARQISDTRCIENRTWGVEKQGIWVDKGCAGEFLVGIGSGSPSSPQPPAQQEQVVRCESTNNRRVDCPINTRQATVTLRRQLSGAACLQNRTWGYDNRGIWVTSGCRGEFLVAKGNTDIPPTDVLVVCRSRNGTYVRCPANTRRGVLLQRQLTNRPCRQNQTWGFDNQGIWVTQGCEAEFLVRK; the protein is encoded by the coding sequence GTGAAAACGTGGCTATCGCTGGCACTCATGGCGGGTTTTACCGGGGCGCAGATGCTGTTTGTGTCCACCGAAACCGTTGCCCAATCGGACCGCACCATCACCTGTGAGTCGCAAAATAACCGATACACCACCTGTGCGACCGATACCAGTGGGGGGGTGACCCTGCAACGGCAGTTGAGTGATGCCCGTTGTGTGGAAAATCGCACCTGGGGCGTGAATGACCAGGGGATTTGGGTGGACAGGGGCTGTCGGGCAGTGTTTCGCATTGCCACCGGGCCCACCACCCTCACCTGCCGTTCCCTGAATTTCAAATATCAGTTTTGCCAGATTGACACCCGGGGTGGGGTGCGCCTCGCCCGGCAAATCAGTGATACCCGTTGCATCGAAAATCGCACCTGGGGGGTTGAAAAGCAGGGGATTTGGGTGGATAAGGGCTGTGCTGGCGAATTTTTGGTGGGCATTGGTTCTGGTAGCCCCAGCAGTCCCCAACCGCCCGCCCAACAGGAACAGGTGGTGCGCTGTGAGTCCACCAATAACCGCCGGGTGGACTGTCCGATCAATACCCGCCAAGCGACCGTCACCCTACGGCGGCAGTTGAGTGGGGCGGCTTGCCTGCAAAATCGCACCTGGGGCTATGACAACCGGGGTATTTGGGTGACCAGCGGCTGTCGGGGCGAATTTTTGGTCGCCAAAGGGAATACGGACATTCCGCCGACGGATGTCCTGGTGGTGTGCCGCTCCCGCAATGGCACCTACGTCCGTTGTCCCGCCAATACCCGCCGGGGGGTGCTCCTGCAACGGCAACTCACCAACCGTCCCTGCCGCCAAAATCAAACCTGGGGCTTTGACAACCAGGGCATCTGGGTCACCCAGGGGTGTGAAGCGGAGTTTCTCGTTCGCAAATGA
- a CDS encoding pentapeptide repeat-containing protein, producing MRMLAWVMVALGLAALPVQAQPEAVQRLKNTRECVNCNLQGADLRGLNLLGVNLSGANLSGAKLGAGEMDLNRTALSRANLSGANLSGADLSNVSLYRANLSGANLTGANLRGVSLVGANLTGANAQGANLTGAVLVNTNLTGTNLSGAILNQAFITEVIYKNTRLPDGSVRN from the coding sequence ATGAGAATGCTCGCTTGGGTCATGGTGGCACTGGGTTTGGCGGCTCTGCCCGTACAGGCGCAACCGGAGGCGGTACAACGGCTGAAAAATACCCGGGAATGTGTGAATTGTAATTTGCAGGGAGCGGACCTGCGGGGACTGAACCTGCTGGGGGTGAATCTGAGTGGCGCCAATCTGAGTGGGGCAAAGCTGGGAGCCGGGGAAATGGATTTGAACCGTACCGCCTTGAGTCGTGCCAATTTGAGTGGGGCGAATTTGAGTGGGGCGGATTTGAGTAACGTCAGTTTATACCGGGCGAATTTAAGTGGTGCAAATCTCACGGGTGCGAATCTGCGGGGGGTGAGTCTGGTGGGAGCGAATTTAACCGGTGCCAATGCCCAGGGTGCCAATCTTACCGGTGCCGTCTTGGTCAACACCAATTTGACCGGCACTAATCTGAGTGGGGCGATCCTGAACCAAGCCTTTATTACCGAAGTGATTTACAAAAACACCCGTTTACCCGATGGATCGGTGCGGAATTAA
- the cas10d gene encoding type I-D CRISPR-associated protein Cas10d/Csc3 yields MTLLQTLLLRTLSEETDPILRAYLATVLPAMEQEFGLIPALGGSEEAQYHLLLQRGSEFAMEKAKRYAEYSDQSLLVHVLNALLTAWNLLPFLSPELILTDAEKRLLCLGLTLHDYNKWCNGEQQQVPDASEIPKILELCQTLGERLNFDAFWAEWREYLTEIGYLAQNTQGKVGINPFKANWGTFKIPDTRRLDSPLRWLLAFGDVAVHLSDPSDIETKTAGNRLRDHLRHLGIHRKLTYHRLRDCTGILTSGIHNAVMHFARELDWQPLLFFAQGVVYLAPQDTGVPDRSELQEFLWEQVSKLLASNMENGQVGFKRDGKGLKVAPQTLELFSPAQLIRNLPSVVKSYVANAKSPATPKRLERLEPSEIEREFLSSSADLRADRTAEFIILAQKEFFADRPEFIAWMLEKLGVQDAITPEQTQFQSGGVNYGWYYVAAYYIARHSTLDLEQLDKKLQEIAEQLATWAEENKLLPEHYSPTREVFYDYLTQYLEVQGWEQPESSFQRELVGYISAKTSKAKHPICSLSSGEFASEDQMDSVVLFKPQQYSNKNPLGGTQIKRGISKIWALEMLLRQIFWSVPAGKLEDQQPVFLYIFPAYVYSPQVAAAIRLMMNELKRINFWDVRKYWLEHGMDAQALRSFSWLTNDDGDAGNSAPSKYSREDLPFMAMHYTTTRGKTVTEAWIEPAFLALALPLLLGVKVVATSSQIPLYDSDKDFKESVKIDGPANFWYALGFPTSLHLQDWIGGRVQNLADNLNRLMVAYCLHLDSRSNPPDACWRKLNDTDFANKHSGLGGTNPPDERWRKLNDTIQQIVASVLNVFSLAKEGLRRSSSKDKRKPTKNEINRYWSYAHIWAEGDTEMETKLKITKRLANEYRQFYRVGIDKSSYAILLPFSKALEHILSVPNDWDDEELIVQGAGQLRAALERQEVYKRPIIQNKEIPFEQRRIQEFEAIQTFMTTCVIDVFGRMCKGDRALLQEHRNRLKSGVEFAYLQLALQDQQATS; encoded by the coding sequence ATGACTTTACTACAAACCCTGCTATTACGGACGCTCTCAGAGGAAACCGATCCGATCCTGCGGGCTTATCTTGCAACAGTTTTACCTGCAATGGAACAGGAATTTGGCTTAATTCCAGCCCTTGGCGGTTCCGAAGAGGCTCAGTACCATCTGCTCCTACAGCGAGGTAGTGAATTTGCAATGGAAAAAGCGAAACGCTATGCAGAATACTCTGACCAAAGTCTGCTGGTTCATGTTCTCAATGCCTTATTAACCGCTTGGAACTTGTTGCCATTTTTAAGTCCTGAATTGATCCTCACTGATGCAGAAAAACGTTTGCTTTGTTTAGGATTAACCCTACATGACTACAACAAGTGGTGCAATGGAGAACAGCAACAAGTACCTGATGCTTCTGAAATTCCTAAAATTTTAGAATTGTGCCAAACCTTAGGAGAACGACTGAATTTTGACGCATTTTGGGCAGAGTGGCGGGAGTATTTGACAGAGATTGGCTACCTCGCTCAAAACACCCAGGGAAAAGTGGGAATCAATCCGTTCAAAGCGAATTGGGGCACTTTCAAAATTCCAGATACTCGTCGCCTAGACTCACCGCTACGCTGGCTCCTTGCTTTTGGCGATGTTGCGGTCCATCTCAGTGACCCATCAGACATTGAGACGAAAACGGCGGGCAATCGTCTGCGTGATCATCTGCGTCATCTGGGCATCCACCGCAAGTTGACCTATCACCGTTTGCGCGACTGTACAGGTATTTTGACCAGCGGGATTCATAATGCCGTCATGCACTTTGCCAGAGAACTGGATTGGCAACCCCTCCTTTTCTTTGCTCAGGGGGTGGTTTATCTTGCTCCCCAGGATACTGGCGTACCTGATCGCTCAGAACTTCAAGAATTCCTCTGGGAGCAGGTTAGCAAGCTATTAGCCTCAAATATGGAGAATGGACAAGTAGGCTTCAAACGGGATGGCAAGGGACTGAAGGTGGCTCCCCAAACCCTGGAACTCTTTTCACCTGCTCAATTGATTCGGAATTTACCTAGCGTAGTTAAATCCTATGTTGCCAATGCCAAATCACCGGCAACTCCCAAGCGGTTGGAAAGGTTAGAACCTAGCGAAATAGAGCGGGAATTTTTGTCTAGTAGTGCAGACTTAAGAGCGGATCGCACTGCAGAGTTTATTATTTTAGCGCAAAAAGAATTTTTTGCAGATAGACCTGAATTTATTGCTTGGATGCTGGAAAAACTCGGCGTTCAAGACGCAATCACCCCTGAACAAACACAGTTTCAATCCGGTGGGGTGAACTATGGTTGGTATTATGTAGCCGCTTATTATATTGCTCGTCACAGCACGCTTGATTTAGAGCAACTTGATAAAAAACTACAAGAAATTGCCGAGCAACTAGCTACCTGGGCAGAAGAAAATAAATTGTTACCAGAACATTACAGCCCAACCCGGGAAGTTTTTTATGATTATCTGACGCAATACCTGGAAGTGCAGGGGTGGGAGCAACCGGAATCATCTTTTCAACGTGAACTGGTAGGCTATATTTCCGCAAAGACTAGCAAAGCTAAACACCCTATTTGTTCGCTTAGTTCAGGTGAATTTGCTTCGGAAGATCAGATGGATTCAGTTGTCCTATTTAAGCCTCAACAATATAGTAATAAAAATCCCCTTGGTGGAACGCAGATCAAACGAGGAATTTCCAAAATATGGGCACTGGAAATGTTGCTTAGACAGATATTTTGGTCTGTACCCGCAGGTAAATTAGAGGATCAACAGCCCGTTTTTCTTTACATCTTTCCAGCATACGTTTACTCGCCGCAGGTTGCCGCCGCTATCAGATTAATGATGAATGAACTCAAACGTATCAATTTTTGGGATGTCCGCAAATACTGGCTGGAACATGGCATGGATGCCCAAGCATTGCGCTCGTTCTCCTGGTTAACTAATGATGACGGCGATGCGGGTAACTCTGCTCCATCCAAATACTCCCGTGAAGACTTGCCTTTTATGGCAATGCACTACACCACAACTAGAGGTAAAACTGTAACTGAAGCTTGGATTGAACCGGCTTTTTTAGCTCTAGCATTACCCTTGTTATTGGGGGTGAAAGTGGTTGCCACAAGTAGCCAGATTCCGCTTTATGATAGTGATAAAGACTTCAAAGAATCTGTCAAAATTGACGGCCCGGCAAATTTTTGGTACGCATTGGGCTTTCCCACTTCCTTGCATCTTCAGGATTGGATTGGGGGGCGTGTTCAAAATCTAGCAGATAACTTGAATCGTTTGATGGTTGCCTATTGTTTACATTTGGATAGTCGCAGTAATCCGCCAGATGCATGCTGGAGGAAATTGAATGACACAGATTTTGCAAATAAACACAGCGGGCTAGGAGGTACAAATCCGCCAGATGAACGCTGGAGGAAATTGAATGACACTATTCAGCAGATAGTAGCCAGTGTCTTAAATGTTTTTTCACTAGCAAAGGAGGGGTTACGCCGTAGTAGCTCTAAAGACAAGAGAAAACCAACTAAAAACGAAATCAACCGTTATTGGAGTTATGCACACATCTGGGCTGAAGGAGATACGGAGATGGAAACCAAGTTGAAAATTACAAAACGCTTAGCTAATGAATACCGCCAATTCTATCGAGTTGGAATAGACAAGTCGAGTTATGCAATTTTACTTCCCTTTTCCAAGGCACTAGAACACATTCTCTCTGTACCGAATGATTGGGATGATGAGGAACTTATCGTGCAAGGAGCGGGGCAGTTAAGAGCCGCCTTAGAGCGGCAAGAAGTCTATAAACGCCCCATTATACAGAACAAAGAGATTCCTTTTGAGCAACGTCGCATCCAAGAGTTTGAAGCGATTCAAACTTTTATGACCACCTGCGTGATTGACGTATTTGGAAGGATGTGTAAAGGAGACCGTGCCCTGCTTCAGGAACATCGCAACCGCCTGAAATCGGGAGTCGAATTTGCCTACCTTCAATTAGCCCTACAAGACCAACAAGCCACATCGTAA
- the cas6 gene encoding CRISPR-associated endoribonuclease Cas6: MEPTLPLPRLKSTALHTLVIHLGVADDGALPGACGRAIHAQVLDWFRLADPAISEAIHQSQESPLSLSGLMGKRRKAEVRAGDEFYFRIGLLDGSLIEPLLSGLEKWGDKAFSLAKCPFIFRSINMLPGTDPWVGSSDYALLAKIPVASDDLTLKLLSPTSFKLNSGQGIQPFPLPESVFGSLHRRWNIFAPDEWRFPKIQWSGLVSDYDLKTQKIKMENSVEIGAVGWVRYRFPDPEQARIATILAHFAFFAGVGRKTAMGMGQVLLQQHEV, from the coding sequence ATGGAGCCAACATTGCCGTTACCCCGACTTAAATCCACTGCTCTGCATACGCTGGTGATTCATTTAGGCGTTGCCGACGACGGAGCTTTACCCGGAGCTTGTGGTCGAGCCATTCATGCTCAAGTCCTTGATTGGTTTCGTTTGGCAGACCCGGCTATTTCTGAAGCCATTCACCAAAGCCAGGAATCACCGCTGAGCCTCTCTGGGCTAATGGGAAAACGCCGGAAAGCAGAGGTGCGGGCTGGGGATGAATTTTACTTTCGGATTGGATTGCTGGATGGAAGCCTGATTGAACCGTTACTGAGTGGTTTGGAAAAGTGGGGCGATAAAGCTTTTTCCCTCGCAAAATGTCCCTTTATTTTCCGCAGTATCAATATGCTACCTGGCACCGACCCCTGGGTAGGTTCTTCGGACTATGCCTTACTTGCCAAAATCCCGGTGGCATCCGATGACCTCACGCTCAAACTGCTCTCCCCAACCAGTTTTAAGCTCAACTCCGGGCAAGGAATTCAACCGTTTCCCCTACCGGAATCCGTATTTGGGAGTTTGCATCGCCGCTGGAATATTTTTGCCCCTGACGAATGGCGTTTTCCCAAAATTCAATGGAGTGGACTGGTTTCAGATTATGACCTCAAAACCCAGAAAATAAAAATGGAAAATTCAGTTGAAATCGGTGCAGTCGGCTGGGTACGCTATCGGTTCCCTGACCCAGAACAGGCAAGAATTGCAACCATTTTGGCTCACTTTGCGTTTTTTGCGGGAGTTGGACGTAAAACGGCAATGGGCATGGGTCAAGTACTTTTACAACAACATGAAGTGTAA